The Paenibacillus sp. RUD330 genome has a segment encoding these proteins:
- a CDS encoding AraC family transcriptional regulator, with translation MVPCSEIDQVIAYIHRHLFDPMPLARLARHISYSPSHFARLFKERTGLTPLYYVSSMRLERSKDMLLRTHLSIRDIGLEIGQQSLGTFTTRFTQRVGVSPAEFRQSALGADRDFESLRRLGDWRQPAVPIFREGCVSGIIEAAVPFEGFVLVGLFSKPIPEGLPLYGTLVRYPGSFRFDGVKPGTYYLMATSISWTMAGMDMLLPETTLRTRSKSPLTVLPGVPLPPQELLLHEPRLDDPPILVSLPLLMNNFLSKVRQGL, from the coding sequence ATGGTGCCTTGCAGTGAGATCGACCAGGTCATCGCCTACATTCACCGACACCTTTTCGACCCGATGCCGCTTGCCCGGCTGGCCAGGCACATTTCCTACAGCCCCTCGCATTTCGCCCGGCTGTTCAAGGAACGCACAGGGCTGACGCCCTTGTATTACGTGTCCTCCATGCGTCTTGAGCGGTCCAAGGACATGCTGCTCCGCACCCATCTGAGCATCCGGGACATCGGCCTCGAGATCGGACAGCAGAGCCTCGGCACGTTCACGACCCGCTTCACGCAGCGCGTAGGGGTATCCCCCGCCGAATTCCGCCAGTCGGCCCTCGGCGCGGATCGGGATTTCGAGTCCCTTCGGCGGCTGGGAGACTGGCGGCAGCCTGCCGTCCCGATCTTCCGGGAGGGATGCGTGAGCGGCATCATCGAGGCCGCCGTCCCGTTCGAAGGCTTCGTCCTCGTAGGCTTGTTCTCCAAGCCGATTCCGGAAGGCCTCCCTTTGTACGGCACGCTCGTCCGCTATCCCGGCAGCTTCCGCTTCGACGGCGTGAAGCCGGGAACCTACTACCTGATGGCCACCTCCATTTCCTGGACGATGGCGGGGATGGACATGCTGCTGCCGGAGACGACCCTGCGCACCCGCAGCAAGTCCCCGCTGACCGTCCTTCCGGGCGTCCCCCTCCCGCCTCAGGAGCTGCTGCTGCATGAGCCCCGGCTGGATGATCCGCCGATCCTGGTCTCCCTGCCTCTGCTCATGAACAACTTCCTGAGCAAGGTTCGGCAAGGACTCTGA
- a CDS encoding alpha-L-arabinofuranosidase C-terminal domain-containing protein produces the protein MGQKAAVSIDMQSAGEASIHPYLFGHFVEDIRDHMDAMLAFVLKDMDFEDEAAGGVSSGWHPVTDGKNTLYALEPAAPRHSGHSQKIRVFGADRCRGGIGQRVSVEGGSTYNVRIVARAMPEVRSFVCELADSRSGELLARSEVALESHNWRTYRFSLTPSRDAEQAEFRLTISSEEEGWRDSTGSGTLWLDHVSMLPSYSRGIVKREIVEMTRRLKPGMMRLAGNHISAYHFEHAIGPDLERPNMVNEAWGGWTNKYFGTDEFIAFCRDTETEPLICVNAGTGTPEEAAAWLEYCNGSADTPYGAIRARNGHPEPFGVKHWEIGNEIYGPWQHGHCSAEEFAERYLRFAEAMKAVDSGIVLLACGDCDPAWNRAMLRQAAHRIDLLTLHIYHGFGTTGIHPGTPKEERYRHAAAFPEVTREMIRQTAELLDAEPAYAHVKLAVTEYNTMYYPNTIREGLPEEHTLEAAVANAANLNEFLRQSHRVKIGSFSDLVNGWLGGCIRVGDVYSDQYRGRLPGWSGKSRIIYGTPSYHVMELYANRSIARVVPARTECDTYFWKGSAPAIGLGARELPVLDAVACLDGSGEILTVFLVNRGLEPLETEVRIEGALPAPLPLAGGGSGIGGAQLAPLAGGRPGREGESPAPHADAAALREELKPLQAKLWEIAGEDFEAINSVFEPERITVRERVWPENGPIVLKPHSVCVAELRLAR, from the coding sequence ATGGGACAAAAAGCAGCGGTTTCCATCGATATGCAGTCGGCGGGAGAAGCGTCTATCCATCCCTATCTGTTCGGACATTTCGTGGAGGATATCCGCGATCATATGGACGCCATGCTCGCTTTCGTACTCAAGGATATGGATTTCGAGGATGAGGCGGCCGGGGGCGTATCCTCCGGCTGGCATCCCGTCACGGACGGCAAAAACACGTTGTATGCCCTGGAGCCGGCAGCGCCCAGGCATTCCGGACACAGCCAGAAGATCCGCGTCTTCGGCGCCGACCGCTGCCGCGGCGGCATCGGCCAGAGAGTCTCCGTGGAGGGCGGCAGCACGTACAACGTACGTATCGTGGCCCGGGCGATGCCCGAGGTCCGGAGCTTCGTCTGCGAGCTGGCGGATTCCCGCAGCGGAGAACTGCTCGCCCGCAGCGAGGTCGCGCTGGAGAGCCATAACTGGCGAACGTACCGCTTCAGCCTGACGCCGTCCCGGGATGCCGAGCAGGCCGAGTTCCGGCTGACCATCTCCTCCGAGGAGGAGGGCTGGAGGGATTCCACAGGCTCGGGCACGTTATGGCTCGACCATGTCTCGATGCTGCCTTCCTACAGCAGAGGCATCGTCAAGCGGGAAATCGTCGAGATGACCAGGCGGCTGAAGCCCGGCATGATGAGGCTGGCGGGCAACCATATCAGCGCCTATCATTTCGAGCATGCCATCGGTCCGGATCTGGAGCGTCCGAACATGGTCAACGAGGCGTGGGGAGGCTGGACGAACAAATACTTCGGAACGGATGAATTCATCGCCTTCTGCCGGGACACGGAGACGGAGCCGCTCATCTGCGTCAACGCCGGCACGGGCACGCCCGAGGAAGCGGCCGCCTGGCTGGAATATTGCAACGGCAGCGCCGATACGCCTTATGGAGCGATAAGGGCGCGCAACGGGCATCCGGAGCCCTTCGGAGTCAAGCATTGGGAGATCGGCAATGAAATCTACGGTCCGTGGCAGCATGGGCATTGCAGCGCGGAAGAGTTCGCGGAGCGGTACCTGCGGTTCGCCGAGGCGATGAAGGCGGTCGACTCCGGCATCGTGCTGCTCGCTTGCGGAGACTGCGATCCCGCTTGGAACCGGGCGATGCTGCGGCAGGCCGCACATCGGATCGATCTGCTGACCCTCCATATCTATCACGGCTTCGGAACGACCGGCATCCATCCCGGCACGCCGAAGGAGGAGCGGTACCGTCATGCGGCGGCGTTCCCCGAGGTGACGCGCGAGATGATCCGGCAGACGGCGGAGCTGCTGGATGCCGAGCCTGCTTATGCCCATGTGAAGCTGGCCGTAACGGAATACAACACGATGTATTACCCCAACACGATCCGGGAAGGGCTGCCCGAGGAGCATACGCTGGAGGCGGCTGTGGCGAATGCGGCCAATCTCAACGAATTCCTCCGGCAGTCGCATCGGGTGAAGATCGGAAGCTTCTCGGATCTGGTCAACGGCTGGCTGGGCGGCTGCATCCGGGTCGGAGACGTTTATTCGGACCAATACCGCGGCAGGCTGCCGGGATGGAGCGGCAAGAGCCGAATCATCTACGGAACGCCTTCCTATCATGTGATGGAGCTCTACGCGAACCGGTCCATCGCCCGCGTCGTTCCGGCCCGAACGGAGTGCGATACCTATTTCTGGAAGGGGAGCGCGCCTGCGATCGGGCTGGGGGCGCGGGAGCTTCCGGTTCTCGACGCCGTGGCGTGCCTGGACGGCTCCGGGGAGATTCTGACGGTATTCCTCGTCAATCGGGGCTTGGAGCCGCTGGAGACCGAAGTGCGCATCGAGGGGGCGCTGCCTGCTCCGCTGCCGCTGGCAGGCGGAGGCTCGGGTATAGGAGGAGCGCAGCTTGCTCCGCTGGCAGGCGGAAGGCCGGGCAGGGAAGGGGAGTCGCCGGCCCCCCATGCGGATGCGGCAGCTCTCCGGGAAGAGCTCAAGCCGCTGCAGGCGAAGCTGTGGGAAATCGCCGGAGAAGACTTCGAGGCGATCAACTCGGTGTTCGAGCCGGAGCGGATCACAGTACGGGAGCGGGTCTGGCCGGAGAACGGTCCCATCGTGCTGAAGCCGCATTCCGTCTGCGTGGCGGAGCTGCGGCTCGCCCGCTGA
- a CDS encoding carbohydrate ABC transporter permease codes for MVRKSPAAAFPAASRTRMDGERVFDLAVYALSGLILIVVLYPLLFVLSASFSDPQKVLDGEMWLLPAGFTLDAYKEVLGYEGVWRSYGNTLLYTGVGTAVNLLLTTLAAYPLSRRDLPGRGLLMFGIAFTMFFSGGIIPTYLVVKDLHLVNTFWAMIVPTAIATYNLIVMRTYFQNGIPWELQEAALIDGCSNTRLLASVILPLSKPILAVMVLFYAVGHWNSYFNALIYLRDENLYPLQLVLRQILIVSQSSVLDDAGFGMAEKLLMGESIKYALIIIASIPVLLLYPFVQKHFVKGVMIGSIKE; via the coding sequence ATGGTGAGAAAAAGTCCGGCTGCCGCTTTTCCTGCGGCTTCCCGTACCCGGATGGACGGCGAACGCGTCTTCGATCTGGCTGTCTATGCCCTCTCCGGGCTGATTCTGATCGTCGTCCTCTACCCGCTGCTGTTCGTCCTGAGCGCCTCGTTCAGCGATCCGCAGAAGGTGCTGGACGGGGAGATGTGGCTGCTGCCCGCGGGCTTCACGCTGGATGCCTACAAGGAGGTGCTCGGCTACGAAGGCGTGTGGAGAAGCTACGGCAACACGCTGCTGTACACCGGCGTCGGCACCGCCGTCAATCTGCTCCTGACGACGCTCGCCGCCTATCCGCTGTCACGCCGGGATTTGCCGGGACGCGGACTGCTCATGTTCGGCATCGCGTTCACGATGTTTTTCAGCGGAGGCATCATTCCGACGTATCTCGTCGTCAAGGACCTCCACCTGGTCAACACGTTCTGGGCGATGATCGTGCCGACGGCGATCGCGACCTACAATCTGATCGTCATGCGGACTTATTTTCAGAACGGCATCCCCTGGGAGCTGCAGGAGGCGGCCCTGATCGACGGCTGCTCCAATACGAGGCTGCTGGCCTCGGTCATCCTCCCGCTGTCGAAGCCTATTCTGGCGGTCATGGTGCTGTTTTACGCGGTTGGCCATTGGAACTCCTATTTCAATGCGCTGATTTATTTGCGGGACGAGAATCTCTATCCGCTTCAGCTCGTGCTGCGGCAAATTCTGATCGTAAGCCAGAGCAGCGTTCTCGACGATGCCGGCTTCGGGATGGCGGAGAAGCTGCTCATGGGCGAGAGCATCAAATACGCGCTGATCATCATCGCCAGCATTCCGGTGCTGCTGCTGTATCCTTTCGTGCAGAAGCATTTCGTGAAGGGCGTCATGATCGGTTCCATCAAAGAATAA
- a CDS encoding ABC transporter permease subunit, with protein MTSSPERQEALSDPRRAASGTGTSEARRLRRRIAARYDLYLMLALPLLWYLIFQYGPMYGVQIAFKDFNPVKGITGSDWIGFDNFERFFSSYYFGRLLWNTVSISLLRLLIAFPLPILLALLVTEIRSDRFRKLLQNVTYIPHFISAVVIVGMLELFLDPRTGIVNLLLQAAGGQPVSFMESAGWFKTIFIGSNIWQNMGWQSIVYIAALSGINPQLYEAAKMDGASRLRRLWHISVPGILPVIVIMLILDVGSFMNIGFEKILLMQNNLNKGSSDVIQTFVYTNGILKGDYGYSSAIGLFNSVINFALLVLINGYARRKAETSLW; from the coding sequence ATGACATCCTCCCCTGAAAGGCAGGAGGCGCTTTCCGATCCGCGGCGCGCGGCATCCGGCACCGGTACATCCGAGGCCCGCCGGCTGCGGAGACGCATCGCGGCGCGGTACGACCTGTACCTCATGCTGGCGCTGCCGCTGCTGTGGTATTTGATTTTCCAGTACGGTCCGATGTACGGCGTGCAGATCGCATTCAAGGATTTCAATCCTGTCAAAGGCATCACGGGAAGCGACTGGATCGGCTTCGACAACTTCGAGCGCTTCTTCTCCTCCTATTACTTCGGGCGCCTGCTCTGGAACACGGTCAGCATCAGCCTGCTGCGGCTCCTGATCGCCTTTCCGCTGCCGATCCTGCTGGCGCTTCTGGTGACGGAGATCCGCAGCGACCGGTTCCGCAAGCTGCTTCAGAACGTCACCTACATCCCGCATTTCATCTCGGCCGTCGTCATCGTCGGCATGCTGGAGCTGTTCCTGGATCCGCGGACGGGCATCGTCAACCTGCTGCTGCAGGCAGCCGGCGGGCAGCCGGTATCGTTCATGGAAAGCGCAGGCTGGTTCAAGACGATTTTCATCGGTTCGAACATATGGCAAAATATGGGATGGCAGTCCATCGTCTATATCGCCGCTCTCAGCGGCATCAACCCGCAGCTGTACGAGGCGGCCAAAATGGACGGGGCAAGCCGTCTGCGGAGATTGTGGCATATCTCGGTTCCGGGCATTCTGCCGGTCATCGTCATCATGCTCATCCTCGATGTCGGCTCCTTCATGAACATCGGCTTCGAGAAGATCCTCCTCATGCAGAACAACCTCAACAAGGGGAGCAGCGACGTCATCCAGACGTTCGTCTACACGAACGGCATCCTCAAAGGCGACTACGGCTACAGCTCGGCGATCGGACTGTTCAATTCCGTCATCAACTTCGCCCTGCTGGTGCTGATCAACGGGTATGCGCGCAGAAAGGCGGAGACAAGCCTATGGTGA
- a CDS encoding extracellular solute-binding protein gives MKTRRLQAAAGLCAAALLLGLTACSSDKGEASKAKAEGAEGAAREAADFNETGYPIAKSPIKLKMFAQRAPLNGPYKDMLFFQDYAKKTGIEVQWEDVPAEGFAERKNLLLSSDELPDALYKAAITPLEAVKYGSSGLLVPLEQLIDRHAPNLKALLEKNPEILASIKAPDGHIYALPAVIELPAARTDKAWLNTAWLRKLNLREPSTTDELVRVLTAFRDGDPNGNGKKDEIPMTELDQAAVISSLAGSWGLDYQLGYNLNIKDGKVDSWLDDQAYKDYLGFLNKLYAEKLLDPEVFSQKPTQYYAKMAAAQAGYLHNQAGDPFGEKKDEYAGIAPLSGPAGIRTVWAKPVARDFGTFAVTSADKHPDATIRWIDYFYGEEGSTLFRYGIEGQTFSFKADGLPEYNESIRTDKRGMGTAIGQFTSWPGGGAPQLLIEKNASAVNPPSVQEAQKKLDPYLPKAIYGAPLLDEKTNKELDTLRQDLDAYVAESTAKFITGALPLDKWDEYAKTLKGLGLPRLEEIYQNAFDNTQSH, from the coding sequence ATGAAAACAAGAAGGCTTCAAGCTGCCGCCGGACTTTGCGCTGCCGCCCTGCTGCTCGGCCTGACGGCCTGCTCGTCCGACAAAGGCGAGGCGTCGAAGGCAAAAGCGGAGGGTGCCGAAGGGGCGGCCCGGGAGGCGGCGGACTTCAACGAGACCGGCTACCCGATTGCGAAGTCGCCGATCAAGCTGAAGATGTTCGCGCAGCGCGCGCCGCTGAACGGCCCGTACAAGGACATGCTCTTTTTCCAGGACTATGCGAAAAAGACGGGCATCGAGGTGCAGTGGGAGGATGTGCCCGCCGAGGGTTTTGCGGAACGCAAAAACCTGCTGCTGTCCTCGGACGAGCTCCCCGACGCGCTCTACAAGGCGGCGATCACGCCGCTGGAGGCCGTCAAGTACGGCAGCTCCGGGCTGCTTGTTCCGCTCGAGCAGCTGATCGACCGGCACGCGCCGAACCTCAAGGCGCTGCTGGAGAAGAACCCCGAGATTCTGGCCTCCATCAAGGCTCCGGACGGCCATATCTACGCGCTGCCCGCGGTCATCGAGCTGCCCGCGGCACGCACCGACAAAGCCTGGCTCAACACGGCGTGGCTAAGGAAGCTGAACCTCCGGGAGCCATCCACGACCGACGAACTCGTGCGGGTGCTGACGGCTTTCCGAGACGGGGATCCCAACGGCAACGGCAAGAAGGACGAGATTCCGATGACCGAGCTCGATCAGGCCGCAGTCATCTCGTCGCTCGCGGGTTCCTGGGGACTGGATTATCAGCTCGGCTACAATCTCAACATCAAGGACGGCAAGGTCGACAGCTGGCTCGACGATCAGGCCTACAAGGACTACCTCGGCTTCCTGAACAAGCTGTATGCGGAGAAGCTGCTGGATCCGGAGGTGTTCAGCCAGAAGCCGACGCAGTATTACGCCAAGATGGCTGCCGCTCAGGCAGGCTATCTGCATAACCAGGCCGGCGATCCGTTCGGGGAGAAGAAGGACGAGTATGCCGGCATCGCTCCCCTGAGCGGTCCCGCAGGCATCCGGACGGTCTGGGCCAAGCCGGTCGCCCGCGACTTCGGCACCTTCGCCGTCACCTCCGCCGACAAACATCCCGATGCGACGATCCGCTGGATCGACTATTTCTACGGGGAGGAAGGCTCGACCTTGTTCCGTTACGGCATCGAGGGCCAGACCTTCTCGTTCAAGGCCGACGGGCTGCCGGAATACAACGAGTCCATCCGGACCGACAAGCGGGGAATGGGCACGGCGATCGGACAGTTCACGTCCTGGCCGGGCGGGGGCGCGCCGCAGCTGCTCATCGAGAAGAACGCTTCGGCGGTCAACCCGCCATCGGTGCAGGAAGCGCAGAAGAAGCTGGATCCTTACCTGCCCAAGGCAATCTACGGCGCGCCTCTGCTGGATGAAAAAACGAACAAGGAGCTCGATACGCTGCGCCAGGATCTCGACGCCTACGTCGCGGAGTCGACCGCCAAGTTCATCACCGGGGCTCTTCCGCTGGACAAGTGGGACGAGTACGCCAAGACGCTGAAGGGGCTCGGCTTGCCGAGGCTGGAAGAAATCTATCAGAACGCATTCGACAACACCCAATCCCATTGA
- a CDS encoding AraC family transcriptional regulator, with translation MREYGHEYADFHYYTPTPFERLGGVWLIRSGRTSAKSNYAVGTRMIECYSLHFVLNGSVELLWEGGSAMLRKGDLFALYPGKKHSYRVCDYMPSSPLAMHWAAFDGPQAQQVLERVGLAPERPYVQGGVSGGLIEHLRGDFHRHAGEGQEFGRQAALYRLFSLLDLPPERAAGNEPRWLATCEEYIRHHCMESIRISDIARMAGVHRSHLYAEFSRRYGMSPQAYLLDRRMDKAAELLAADDLSVTEVSLSLGYSDLYAFSRAFCRHYGISPTAFRLQRGQDQVAGG, from the coding sequence ATGAGAGAGTACGGCCATGAATACGCGGACTTCCACTATTACACGCCTACTCCCTTCGAGCGGCTCGGGGGCGTGTGGCTGATTCGTTCCGGCCGGACTTCGGCCAAGAGCAATTATGCCGTGGGAACGCGCATGATCGAATGTTATTCCCTTCATTTCGTGCTGAACGGCTCGGTCGAGCTGCTCTGGGAAGGCGGCTCGGCCATGCTGCGCAAGGGGGACCTGTTCGCTCTCTATCCCGGCAAGAAGCATAGCTACCGGGTATGCGACTACATGCCTTCTTCGCCGCTTGCGATGCACTGGGCCGCCTTCGACGGCCCGCAGGCGCAGCAGGTGCTGGAGCGGGTCGGACTGGCTCCGGAGCGGCCTTATGTGCAGGGCGGGGTGAGCGGAGGGCTGATCGAACATCTCCGGGGCGACTTTCACCGGCATGCGGGCGAAGGCCAGGAATTCGGGCGCCAGGCGGCTCTCTACCGGCTGTTCTCCCTGCTCGACCTGCCTCCGGAGCGGGCAGCGGGGAACGAGCCCCGCTGGCTGGCGACCTGCGAGGAGTACATCCGCCACCACTGCATGGAATCGATCCGGATCTCGGACATCGCCAGGATGGCCGGCGTGCACCGCTCCCATCTCTATGCGGAATTCAGCCGCCGCTACGGGATGAGTCCCCAGGCGTACCTGCTCGACAGGCGGATGGACAAAGCCGCCGAGCTGCTTGCGGCAGACGACCTGTCCGTCACGGAAGTATCGCTGTCGCTGGGCTATTCGGATTTGTACGCCTTCTCGAGAGCTTTCTGCCGCCACTACGGCATCTCTCCGACCGCCTTCCGGCTGCAGCGGGGACAGGACCAGGTTGCCGGCGGATGA